Genomic DNA from Fibrobacter sp.:
CGGCATCAATATAGCCGCCTCGACCACCACGCATCACTTCACGGATTTCATTCAACTGTCTATCACGGGTAACCGCACCACCTGCAGAAAGAGCCTGAGGCATAATGCCGTCGGCAGCAGCGGGTATGGCCAAGGCGAAAACGGCCAAGGACACAAAAGCGGCTTTCAAGAAAAAACTTGTCAATTTTTTTTGCAACTGCATATTTGAAATGTAGCAAACAAAGGCCTTCTATTTTTATATTTAAGCCATGACTGAACAAGAAAAGGCTTTGATTGCAGCGTGGAGCGACCACTCCCGCCTTTGGAAAGACAACACCTGGGTCTATCCCGTTATCAGCCGCCGTGCAGGCGGGCTCTCCGTCGGTATAAACCTGAATCCCGACCATAAGTGTTCCTTTTCCTGCGCTTACTGCCAGAGCGGCCCTCAAGACGGCCATCCCTCTGTACCTATCGACGTAGACGGCGTAGAACGCGAACTGCGACAGTTCCTGGCATTCTACGAAAGCGGCGAATTCGACAAGTGCGACTTCTTCGGGAACGTACCTTCTGACAAGAAGATTATCAAGGACCTCTGCCTTTCCGGAGACGGAGAATCCACCATCGTCAAGGAATTTCCTGATGTGTGCAAGCGCATGAGAGAAATCCAGAAGGAATTTCAGACAAAGTATACAAAAGATGATCCCAGCGGTCTTGGTAATTTCAAGTTGCGCCTGATTACCAACGCAAGCCGTCTTGGGAACGAAAAGGTGGAAGAAGCCCTGCAATACCTGCTGGAAAGCGACGGCGAAATCTGGGCAAAGCTGGACGCAGGCACCGAGGAATGGTACAAGCGAATGAACCGTTCCGCAGTGAAGTTCGACACCATTCTTTCCAACCTGGAAAAAGTCATCAAGATGTACCCCATCTGCATCCAGACAATGCAGTGCAGTCTCCAGGGAGACTCCCCCAGCGAAACGGAAGTGGAACAGTACATCCAGAATCTTACCCGCATCTACAATTCCTGTCCGGAGCACTTTGTGGAAGTACAGCTTTACACGGTGATCCGCCAGACCATGATTCCCGATGTGCTGCCGCTGCCCAAGGATTTCCTGGAGGATACGGCCAGAAAGATTGTGCAAAAGATTCCGGTACAGGTAAGAACTTTCTAGTGAATACAAAAAAAGCCAGCTTAACGCTGGCTTTTCTTTTTTGCGATGATTATTCGCGACACTCGCCCTAAATAAGCTCTTCCGGAGGGAGGTTGGTGACGCCTTCGGGTTCCTGGTAGCAGGTTTCAGGAATCTGCACCTGGTTCTGGAAGTAGGCGCGATGAGCCACAATCACCTTTTCGCGGGCAAATTCAGCATTCATCCATTCACCAATCTGAACATCCTTGCCTTCCAATTCCTTGTAGTTCTGGAAGAAGTTCTTGGTAATGCGGAGGAACATCTGGTCTACATCGGTAATGTCCTTGATCGGACGGGGATTGAACACGGGCACGCCCAAAACCTTGTAGTCCTTCTTGCCGCCGTCGGTCATGTCAAGAGCGCCAATCACACGGCAAGTGCAAACGCTACCGGTCATCATGGAAGCCGGGCTGTAAATCAGCATATCCAAGGCATCGCCATCGTCGGCCTTAGTGCTGGGAATAAAACCATAGGTACAGGGATAGCTCATGGAACTCAGAAGGCAACGATCCAAACGGAAAACGTGAAGGCGTTCATCGTACTCGTACTTGAGGTTAGTATCCTTACCAATTTCAACGACGCAATCCACTTCGTAAGGATACTTACGTCCGATAGGCAAATCCAAATAGTTAATAGCCATTTATACTCCACAAAAGTCCACCATGGACTTTAATCTTTTTTGTTTTTCAGAATATGTAACGAAAAGTTAGCAATTATTTATAAAAAGTCAAGTAGGTTCGAGGCGCCAGGTTCGAGCTTTTTACCTGCTGCGCCAGCGAGCAGAGGTCGTCTTGTCGAACAAACCAAAATAGAAGACGGGTTCACCACGGTCTGGGCTGTAACCGACTTCAAAGCGAACGCGATCCAGCGCAGGAATCACAAGATGAAGACCACCATAGACAGCACCTTCGTAATTCTTCCAGCTGGGAGTTCCCTCATCCCAGAGGAGGCTTCCATCAAGACCAGCCACCAACTGGACTCCATAGAAGAAATTGATTCCCCACAAGGAAGCCGGCTTTCGCTCACGCAGAACAAAACGTTCTTCCAAGGTCAGGAGGGCTTCGTGAACTCCGATACTATTGCTGTCGGCCTCGTGACCGCGGAAGGTGTTTGCACCGCCATGGTAGAAGTAGTCATAGCGCTCCACATCGCCGGGGCGCACTCGCACAAGGGCTGTGGTTCCCGTAACAAATCGCCAAAGGCTGAAATATGCCCGGGCGTCCACCAGGTACTCCCAGAAATTTTCGCCACCCATGCCGTTACAGCCAGCAGCTTCTGTATTTTCAACTGCATTAATATTGCAACCCGAATCACTCGTATCGCCCATGCCAACGTGGGTCAGCATGTACTCGAAGTACACGCCCTTTCGGCTGTCCAGCTTGCTGTCGCGGAAATCAAAGGCAAAGCCAAGGCCAGCCTCGGGCAGGGTTGCAGCATTCTTCAAAGAGCGAAAGGCCAAGGTTCCAAGCAGGGACATATTGGCAGAGAACTGATAATCCAAATCCAGGTCAGCCAGATAACTGTCATCCTGGAAACCGCGGATATCGTCCCAGCTGTCCGTCCTCAGGAATTCAAAGTTCCAGCCCAGCGGAATTCCAAACAGGTAGGGAGAACTTGCGTAGAAGGCATATTCGTTGCTTTCAAAAATCGGGTCTACCGCCGTACGGTATTGCACCTCGGCTCGAATGTCCTCCCCCAGCACATTCAAGTTCGCCAAGGCAAGGCCTATCATCAGTCCATCGCGGTCAGTGGACTTGCCTGCAGGAGACGGAATCCAGCGGAAAATTTCCTTGAACCTGTAAGTCAAGGTCGCGGAAGAACCGGAGGTTTCACATTCCGCGGAAATGTCGGTAAAGAGGTCCAGATCCTGGAGTTTCAGCTTTTCGGATTCAAAGGTTTCTGCGGAGTAGGCGTCCCCAACCTTGTGAAGAATTTCCCGTTCCACCACACGGGGCTTGGTATGTTCCAGGCCTTCGAAACGGATAGCCCCGATCTTAGTCCCATCAGCGCAAGAAGCCGCTGCCGCTTCCACAGAGCAAAGGGCAAGGGTACAAATTGCACAGATTCTTTTCAATTTATGAAACATGGGACCTCTAATGGGTCAAAAGATAAAATATTTAACACGGGTACTGCATAAATATCGATTCTTATTTTTCTATATTTGGCAGCGAACAAAGAGATATTCGAGGTATCTATGTTAGACTTTCTCGCCAACTACTGGCCCTACCTGATTCTTTTGGTAGTTATTGTCTTGGTTATTTTTGCCATCCGCGGTGTCCGCAAGGCACTGAAGGAAGGCGGTGGCGCTTTCAGCGTTGAAACCATCAAGAAGAACACCGAGCCCAACTTCGCCGCCCTCAAGCAGAAGTCCGAAGCCCTCCTGGCCGATGCCGACATGATTTGCGAAATCAAGGATGGTAGCAGCTACGTCATCCCCAAGAAGGAAGACCTGAAGTTGTTCCGCAACGCCGTTAAGCAGAAGTACAAGCTGGCCATGTTCCTGGTGCCGGGCACCAACAAGGTCGTCTACTTCTTCTGCAAGACTGACGCAGGTGTCAAGCGCCGTATCGAGAACCTGGTCATCAACCAGAAGTTCCGCGAAGGCAAGAAGCCCTATGTGGATGTGGCTACCGGCGAAAAGCTGAAGTTCCCCCGCGGCTAGCCTAAAGCTTAAAGGTTTAAGTTTAAAGAAATAGCGCGATGAAAGTCGCGCTTTTTTTAAATGAAAAATGAAGAATGAAAGATGAAAAGTGAAAAGCGACTCATTCTTCATTGTTAATTGTTAATTGTTCATTGTTAATTGTTAATCGTCATGCGCCATTACAACGACCTAGCCATTGCCGAAGAAGAAGGAAAGCTGGAAGCAGCCTTGGAGAGCTCCAAAAACCTGCTGGTGGAAGCGCCCACTGGTTCGGGTAAGTCCCTCTATATCCCTTGGTTCTTGTCCAGACATTGCAGTGGACGTGTAGTGGTGCTGCAGCCCAGACGAATCGCCGCCTTGTCTCTGGCGCAATATTCTGCGAAACTGCATAACGAGCCCTGCGGCAAGACCGTCGGTTACCAGTTCAGACAGGACACTTGCAAGTCTGCGGAAACCCGCATCCTGTTCCAGACCTACGGAAACTTCTTGCAGGAACTGCTCCACGGCAAGATGGACGCGGAATGGGTTCTGTTCGACGAATACCACGAACGGAAGGCCGACATGGACCTTCTGTTCTCTTACCTGCTTAAGCTCCAGGCCACGGATACGAAGGGCGGCGAACAACACTCAACGAAGGTTCCGAGAATCGCGGTTATGTCTGCGAAACTGAACCGGGAAGAAATGGAAACTGCCCTCGGCGTGAAATGCCTCGAACTTGGCCACCCTCTATACCCGGTACAGATCCTGAACCAGGCCCCCATTACAGGCAATCCCCAGGAAGCGGAAGTGGTAAGGGCTCTACGAACCCTGAAGGCCAACAACATCTGGAAAACCACCCTGGTGTTCCTGCCAGGCAAGGGCGAAATCGCCCGATGCAAGACAGCCGCAGAAGAAGCCCTGGGAACAAGTTCTGCGGAATTTCTTGAACTGTACGGCGGTCAGGACCGGGAGACCCAGGACCGTATTTTTGAGGAAACGGAAAACCCGCGAGTCATCTTTACCACAAACATTGCAGAAACATCCATAACCGTACCAAACGTAAGCGGCGTGGTGGATAGCGGTGTGGAACGCATATCCGAATACGACGACAGCGAGAATGTCAACGTACTAAGGACGGCGCCCATTTCCATGCAAAACGCCATACAGCGTTCGGGACGTTCCGGCCGTACACAGAACGGCTGCGCCATACGCCTCTGGAGCGAAGATGCAGAAAAGCGTATGCCCAAGGGAATCATTCCTGAGGTAACGCAGATTGAACCGACGGAACTCATTCTGCAAAAGGCCGCACTGGAAAAATATCTTGACGATGCAGGCGCACTCAAGCTGATTCTTCCCACGGCAATTCCAGGCAATCGTGAAGCCACCGCAAATTCTCTATTGAAGCGCTTGGGCATGTTGTCCGAAGATGGTTCAATCACCTCCCTTGGACTTCAGGCAATACACACGCCCCTTTCAGACATTCACCTGGCACTGATGCTTATTTCAGCCAAGGAATCGGGAATCAGCGACTTAACTCTTTCTGCCATGGCCTGGATCCACTCCGGCGGAGAAGCCCTGCAGAAAAACAAGCAGCCTGTCAGCCTTATGATGCTGGCAAATGACACGGCAAGCAAATCCGTCAGCGTTCCTCGCGAAGTAACCTTGACCTTAAGGCAACTGCAGGATTACTGCAAGAAAGAAAACTACAGGACTGCTCCCAACAACGAAAGCGAAACCATCAAACTGTTGCTGAAGTCCTATCCTGACAGGTTGGCCTCCCCCACGTCTACAGGAGCCTACAAGCTTGAAAACCAGAACGTAATTCGCCTGCAGGTCGCGGAACCGCCCTTCGCCCTGTTGGCCATGGGAATGCTCCGTACCGGAACTGGTTCCAAGATAGAACTTCGTCTGAATCTTTACGTTCCTGTTGCTAAGGAGTTTATCGCAGGTAACGACGAGCCTGCACGATACGAACTGCTGTGGCGCAACGGCCAAGAACGTTTTATCGGAAAGGAAATCCAGGGATCCGCCGAACGTGAAATTCTCCCGCAGGAGGCCTCCCCCGCGGTACTAACCAAGCTGAAGGAACTGACCGTAGACGCTTGGAAGGAAAAGCTTGAAAAGGAAAACTGGACCGGGCGTTACCTTACAGAAGATTTGCAAACGCTTCTCATCAAGATGCGCCTTGCGGCAAAACTCTATCCGGAGTTCGCATTGCCGGAATTCAACGAAGAAGACATGGAACTGATCTTTGACGAATTCACCAACGGCATTTTCCTCCTTAGAGACCTGAACGAAGACCGTTACCGCAACATTCTAGAAGAGTACTTCGGGAAGTCCATGCTCCAGTGGCTTCACAAGACTTTCCCGGATCATTTCGTATTGCCCAACGGAAAGAAGGCCCGCTATACTTATCAGGAAGTCGATGTTCCCGAGCCGGGAACGCCAGGCAGTAACCTCATGACCCAGAGCGCAGAAGGCGTCCTCATTGAAGTTTCCGCCCGCATCGAGGACTTTATGCAGGTGGACCGCGCCTCAGGAATAGCTTCGCCAATTACAGGCGAGCACTGGATTGCAGACAAGAAACTGCGAGTCCGTTACGACATTCTGGCGCCAAATTTCCGCAGCATGCAAAAGACCTGGGACCTTACGGGATTCTGGAAAAACACCTATCCTGAGTTACGAAAGGAACTGAGAGGACGATACCCCAAACACCCGTGGCCGGAAGCCGTTATTTAGCGAATTCGGGGTCCGTTTTTACTTCACTTTATAAATCACAAGGGTCTTGCTGTATTCGTAGCCCACAACAAGCAGAGCGGTGCCTGCAACGGGGCTTTCTTCTGCAGAAATAAAAAGTACGCCTTCGGGACCGCGATCCTTGGGGTCCATGTAGTAACCAACCAACTTCGGCATCTTGCCGTTGACTCCAATATCCGTAAAGTCAAAGGTGGCGATACCACTCATGCGTTCCAATCCAACAAAGGCCAACCGACGAATTTTTCCATCAGCGCCCTTCAAGTTTCCCACTGTAATATTTTCCGGTTCGCAGCCCTTGTCATCACTGCGGGCATCCACCTTCTTCTTTCCTTTCTTGGAATTCCAGTTGAAATACTCCGGCGCAACTTCTGCGAAAGTTCTTTCCAGCTGTTCCCCGGAATCCCATACAAGCTTTCCCGTGGTTCCGTCAAAGATGGAAATGGAACGGGTCCCGTACATCAGTTTGCAGTTTGGATCCTTACCGCAAACTGTTTCTGCAAATCGAGGATTCGCCTTGGCACCATCCTCCCCTTCATTAGCAGTAGCCACGTAAGTCTTGCCATTCACTTCAAAGGCCTTGATTCCATCGGGCTGGCGAAGGCTTCGGATGTTCGCATTTTCGATGCGGATTTTGCCATCCTTTACCGCGTCCAAGGCAAAACCCTTTTGGGTATGATCCACAAAGCCTAAGTCAAATATCGTATCCACATGAGCGTGTTCCACATCCACACGAACAAGCGCATTATTTTCCTGCAGGCTTACCCAGGCAGTCTTCGAATCCTTTGAAACCGTAATGTATTCCGGTTCAAAATCCGCTTCGTGGAGAGGAATCGTTATCACGGGATTTTTACCTTGAGAAATCAAGTCCATATCCAGAATGGCGATTCCACCCTCGGGATCGTGCAACTTGTCTTCGCTGGGTTCGCCTTCGCAGGCAACCAGGATTTTCTTGCCATCGGGAGTAAAGGTCAGCATGTCGGGATGGAAGCAGACTCCATACACGCCCATCTTACGGACCGCGCCCTCTGTAACCTCAAGCAGTTCTACGTTCCCTCGTTCCCAGGCAGGGTCTGCAAGCAGGCTCACCGCCACAAAATTTCCGTGGGCCGTGACGCTGGTAGCTTCCCCATCCAGCATAAAGGACTCAATACGTCTTGGATTCTTGGCGTCGGACAGGTCCACCACCTCCATCACGTTCTCGTCCCCCACCACGAACAGCTTTTTCGTAGCAGGCATATAGGCGGCAATTTCAGCCGTCTTCAACTCAATGCGGGAGTACTCTTCAAGGACATTTCCCTTAACAAAAGGGCCATCAGCAAAAACCGCCTTCTTTGCAAACAAGGAGGCGGGCAAAATCAAGGCAGCCGCTAGGAGCATTCGGGCATAGACTCGAACCATCTTAGTGGCCCTCGTAAGTTAGTCGAAAATCAACCAAAACAGGAGCATGCCAAGACCAAGGCCGCCCATAAAGGCTGTAGAGGACATCATGGCAGCCTGCTGGCGATCCATGCTTTCCTTTTCCTTTTTCTTTTCGTTGACTCCAATGGAAACACTCAAAGCCTGAGCGCAAGCAGCGTTATTCTGCTTAAGAGTATTGTAGCTCTGTTCCCAGTTGGCACTCTTTGCCTGTTCCACTTCCAGGGATTTCTTCAGGGAATCCTTTTCTACAGAGCAGGAATTAGCCTGGAGTTCCATGACACTATCCCTGACAGCGATTTCCTGTTTCAGTTCCGCTTCGACAGAGGCTGCCGGCGCGGCCTCGGAGCTGCCTGCCACAGGCGTTTCGGCAGAACTTGCAACTTCTGCTGCAGGAGCTGCATTTTCAGCGGGAGTGGATTTTTCAGCGGTCGCAACGGCTGGTTCAGAGAAAGCAAAAGTCGCCGAAAGAACGACGACTGCAAAAAGAGTAGCAATCAAATTCTTCATGTCCACAATATAGCAAACCAAGAATTTGACAACCCGTTATTTCTAAAAAATATTAGCGAGGCAGCACCATCTGCTTTTTCCAGAGGCCATCTGCCCCCTTCACATAGTATACACCAGGAACAACTTTTTCGTTATTCTTCACGGAGGTTCCGTCCAGACGACGCATTTCGCTACGAGCATTCTGAACCGGGCGTTTATCCAGACGGACAATTCCTGTGGCAACCTCGCTTGAGGAACTACTGGAGCTGACGCTACTGCTAGATTCAACACTACTGGAAGATGCGATTTCCTCGGAAGAACTGCTTGTAGCCTCGGAAGAACTGGAGAACAGCTCTTCAGGCTTTATCTTTGTCGAATCCATCATCACGCCGTGAAGAACCTGGAAAGAAACGTCAGTCACTGAACTTGCCACAGAAGACAACTTGGCAATTTTCATGACAGATTCGTAGTCATTGCCCAAGGAAGACTTGGTCGAGTAGGCATTGTGAACCTCAGTCTTGGAACTTCCATCAGGATTTTCTGTCTTGGTGATGGTTTCCGTACGGTAGACAATATTCACAGCCCACCATTCAAACTGAAATTCATAGGACTTTGACGGAAGGATTTCATAAGCCTTGTAGGAATTGTTTTCCGGCAATGTTCCAAGGGACATTAGCAACAGGTTGTTGGTATTTTCCTCATTGAACTGTCCTACCGTATTTCCATGGATATCCATGATGACCGTAGCATAGTTCTTATACACAGCATCCCACTGGGATCCATTCCAGTTCAGTTCCTCGTAAATGTTGTTCTCGGTTTCGCTACAACTTGCCGTCACGGAAACAGGCAGACCATATTCAAATTTTTTCCTCAAGGGAACAACCTCGTCGAGGCTCTTTTTACGAGTGGTCTGCTTATCCTTTTCGTTTTCGTACTTATAGTCCGTTGTCCATGTGGTTTCTTCCACATAGGCCAGGGCAAGTTTCACCTCGGGCTTCTTACTTTCAGGCAAGGTATCGCACACGTTGCGAATGTAAACGTCCTTATCCTGGGCA
This window encodes:
- a CDS encoding inorganic diphosphatase, which gives rise to MAINYLDLPIGRKYPYEVDCVVEIGKDTNLKYEYDERLHVFRLDRCLLSSMSYPCTYGFIPSTKADDGDALDMLIYSPASMMTGSVCTCRVIGALDMTDGGKKDYKVLGVPVFNPRPIKDITDVDQMFLRITKNFFQNYKELEGKDVQIGEWMNAEFAREKVIVAHRAYFQNQVQIPETCYQEPEGVTNLPPEELI
- a CDS encoding BamA/TamA family outer membrane protein, which gives rise to MFHKLKRICAICTLALCSVEAAAASCADGTKIGAIRFEGLEHTKPRVVEREILHKVGDAYSAETFESEKLKLQDLDLFTDISAECETSGSSATLTYRFKEIFRWIPSPAGKSTDRDGLMIGLALANLNVLGEDIRAEVQYRTAVDPIFESNEYAFYASSPYLFGIPLGWNFEFLRTDSWDDIRGFQDDSYLADLDLDYQFSANMSLLGTLAFRSLKNAATLPEAGLGFAFDFRDSKLDSRKGVYFEYMLTHVGMGDTSDSGCNINAVENTEAAGCNGMGGENFWEYLVDARAYFSLWRFVTGTTALVRVRPGDVERYDYFYHGGANTFRGHEADSNSIGVHEALLTLEERFVLRERKPASLWGINFFYGVQLVAGLDGSLLWDEGTPSWKNYEGAVYGGLHLVIPALDRVRFEVGYSPDRGEPVFYFGLFDKTTSARWRSR
- a CDS encoding DUF1248 domain-containing protein encodes the protein MLDFLANYWPYLILLVVIVLVIFAIRGVRKALKEGGGAFSVETIKKNTEPNFAALKQKSEALLADADMICEIKDGSSYVIPKKEDLKLFRNAVKQKYKLAMFLVPGTNKVVYFFCKTDAGVKRRIENLVINQKFREGKKPYVDVATGEKLKFPRG
- a CDS encoding alkaline phosphatase; amino-acid sequence: MVRVYARMLLAAALILPASLFAKKAVFADGPFVKGNVLEEYSRIELKTAEIAAYMPATKKLFVVGDENVMEVVDLSDAKNPRRIESFMLDGEATSVTAHGNFVAVSLLADPAWERGNVELLEVTEGAVRKMGVYGVCFHPDMLTFTPDGKKILVACEGEPSEDKLHDPEGGIAILDMDLISQGKNPVITIPLHEADFEPEYITVSKDSKTAWVSLQENNALVRVDVEHAHVDTIFDLGFVDHTQKGFALDAVKDGKIRIENANIRSLRQPDGIKAFEVNGKTYVATANEGEDGAKANPRFAETVCGKDPNCKLMYGTRSISIFDGTTGKLVWDSGEQLERTFAEVAPEYFNWNSKKGKKKVDARSDDKGCEPENITVGNLKGADGKIRRLAFVGLERMSGIATFDFTDIGVNGKMPKLVGYYMDPKDRGPEGVLFISAEESPVAGTALLVVGYEYSKTLVIYKVK